AAAGATGCATTTGGGAACTTATCTTTCAATGCAATAAGTCCAGCGATTTCATTTTCGGCGAAAGCCATAAAACAAACGCCTTTTGAAGTAGATGCAACAACAATATTCCCAAAAGGGCTTTCGGCAAAACTGTAATTGATGGCTAGGTTTTTTCCGCCGTTTTTATATTCTGCAGGAGTCATTCCTTCGATATTGACAAATAGATCATGTAGTCGGCTAGTTCCAGAAAGTCCAGTTTCGAAAGCTGTTTCAGAAATAGTTGCGTGATTTTCTTTAAGCAGTTTTTTGGCGTGTTCAATGCTTGTATATTGCAAAAATTTCTTCGGACTTGTGCCTGCCCATTCACTAAAAAGTCTCTGAAAGTGAAACGGACTTAAGTGTACTTTTTCCGCAACCTCATCCAGATTGGGCTGATCTTTAAAATTTGCTTTGATATAATCGATAGCTTCAGCAATACGATTATAATTAATGGTTTCTTGTGTGTTCATTTTTCTTCCATTTTATAAGGCAAAGATCGATTGGTTTTGGCAGGTATAAAATCCGAAACTTGCGGAAATAGTTTTTTGCTTTTTTTGTTTCAAGTTTCAGGTTTCAAGTTCCAGCATAAATTGAAACCAATTTAATGCGCTGTAGTTTTAGAAAATACATTAATAACAATCACGCCAATTACAATCAATGCAAGTCCAATAATAGCAGGCAAATCTGGAATTTCTTTAAAGAAAATAGCCCCGATTGCAGTAATTAAAACAATTCCAACGCCAGACCAAATGGCATATGCAAATCCCACAGGAATGGTTCTGATAGCAAAACTTAAAAAATAAAATGCACCGCAATAGCCAATAACTGTAATAATGCTCGGAATTAGTTTGGTGAATTCTTCAGACTTTTTTAATGCTGAAGTTGCAATGATTTCGAAGATTATGGCAACACCTAAAAATAGAAAATTCTTCATAGTTCACTTTTTTACAAAGGTAAACCTTAAAGCTGAAAATTATTTAAGATTATCTGTTCTAGAAGAAACACTTATCAACTTATATCCGTTTTCTGTTCTTAGAAATTCGAAATGATCTTGCCCTCGGTCGGTTTGCTTTTTTGGATTGATTACAATATCCATTGTTGGATAAATCCAATCTTTAGATTCATTACAATTGTTAAAATAAATGTCGTATTCGCTTGATTCAAAAATAAACTGATTTAATCCGCCAGAAGAAATAAAGTAATCTGCTTTTGGATTTTTAAGCTCCTGAAGTTTTAGTTTTAAATAGGTATAATTTTGATTAATGAATTTGGTTTTCGAAGCATTTATCCAACCGTCTGGTTCTTTCCAATAGGTGATTTTATCTAAGGTGTGTTTTTCTAAATTGGCTTTAGATAAATCCTTAAGGATAGTATTTTCTAACCAATATTTAAATTCTTTATCAAAATTTATGAAAGAATAATATTGTCCATCAACTCCAAGAAAACTGTCTCTTGTTGGATCTTTGCTAGGTTCTTTTGACTTTTCTAAAGAATAAAAATTCAAATCATCATTATAAGAGAAGTTTTCAATCAGGACTTTGTTGTTGATATCGATTAAAAACTCTTTTCCTCCTTGCCAGAAAAAGTGTTCTCCATCTTGTTGTTTTTTGGCGTCTTTCAAAACCGTAATCATTCCGTTTCTTACTTTGGTTAAGGCGCTGTATTCTGCTGGAATTGCCATTTTTCCTTCGGCATTAAATACTCCCATTTTATCAGTTTTACGATCTGTAAATCTTATAAAACCTTCGTTTTCGCAGTCTGGACCATTATCAAATACGTATAGGCTATCTTGCCCGACAATCTTTCCTTGTTTGGTTAAGTAATAGTTTTTCCAATTGCCATTTTCTTCTTCGGTAACGGCAATTATGTTTTCGAATTTGCGTGCAGTGGTAAAACCAGTAAATTTTGGTTCTATTTTGATTATTCCGTTTTTGTCTTTAAAACCTGTTAATGTGGTATCCTTGTTGGGAAATGCAGTCCAGATATCATTGCTTTGAGCAAATACGAAAGAATTAAAAAGAAAGAATATAAAGAGGATAAGGATCTTTTTCATGAAAATGCATTTATCGAATATGAACTTCTGTTTCGTTGTTTTTTGCTTCTTCAAAACAATCAGAACATAACATTTTAAAATCGGCAAGAGATTGAAAAGTTTCTGTCCATTCTTCTTCATTATCCAAAAGATATTGTTCGCAAGAACCACACCAAGCAATTTGTGGAAGATCTTCCTCGGCTTCTGAATAGAAAAATCCAACTTGATTTCTTGAATCTATTGCAGTTGCGATATGAATGCAGGTAAAAGACATTTCTTTTGAGCCGTGTATGTCGCAGGAAATTTTTTCGATCATTTTTTGAGTTTTAAAAAGCTTTAAGTTCAAATTTAAAGCTATAAATTAAAAACCTTGCAAAGGTCTTGTTAAATTAAATTGTTCTTAATCTACGTGAGCGTGAGGGATAGGAGCAGGCTACCAAAGTAGCGCGGATAGCCCGACATAATTTAAGAAAAGGCCTCATGTACGCAAAGCATATTTAGGCCTTTTCTTAAATTATGGCACGCCCTAATTATTTTGATTTTATTTCTTCTAAGGGTTGAATGATAATCCTACGCTGAAAAACAACCGTACTTTATCGATGTTATTTATCCATGAAGTATCGAAATGTATAGGGCCCAAAATAGACTGATAGGAAATTGCGGCGCCTCCAGATATTACTAGACTCGTCTCGATGTTATTGTCCCAATTTCCTTTTGGATTAAATACATGGTCTACATACTCGTTAAAGCTATCAAAACCGACAGTGGCAAGATTGAAATGTGGGGTAAGATAAATTTTCCCCATTAGATTGATTTGAGAAGCAAGTCTGATACCCATATATTGTGTAACATTCAGTTCGTCTTCATGGAGTCCGGCAAAGGAGAAGCGATTGCTGCCAGAACTTGGTATAATACCGCCTATGAAATATTTTGCAGCATAACCAAATCCTGAAAATGGAATGTCGTCATGTTTGAGT
The Flavobacterium humidisoli DNA segment above includes these coding regions:
- a CDS encoding DMT family transporter: MKNFLFLGVAIIFEIIATSALKKSEEFTKLIPSIITVIGYCGAFYFLSFAIRTIPVGFAYAIWSGVGIVLITAIGAIFFKEIPDLPAIIGLALIVIGVIVINVFSKTTAH
- a CDS encoding bifunctional helix-turn-helix domain-containing protein/methylated-DNA--[protein]-cysteine S-methyltransferase, with protein sequence MNTQETINYNRIAEAIDYIKANFKDQPNLDEVAEKVHLSPFHFQRLFSEWAGTSPKKFLQYTSIEHAKKLLKENHATISETAFETGLSGTSRLHDLFVNIEGMTPAEYKNGGKNLAINYSFAESPFGNIVVASTSKGVCFMAFAENEIAGLIALKDKFPNASFTQKLDLVQQNALFIFQNDWSKLSEIKLHLKGTDFQLKVWETLLKIPMGQLSSYGSIAQQIQKPNASRAVGTAIGSNPVAFLIPCHRVIQSSGIFGGYMWGNTRKMAIIGWEGAQVNP